One region of Termitidicoccus mucosus genomic DNA includes:
- a CDS encoding sodium:solute symporter — protein sequence MDSTLHWIDYSIVVISVVSTIGFGAWFARHQDSSDKFFAGGKRIPPWIIGMSIFATLISSVTFLAYPAASYKGNWILLVQGLMVPIVLVGMIWVIVPLFRKVIRLSTYEYFERRFGFFARIYSSVAFSFTHFTKMGTVMYLLALALNSVAGFSVPMTILVLGTAIIILTLLGGMEAVIWMDLAQGLLMIGGGLICLGILLFSTDGGPVAAIGKAFEWKKIGFGPYDWNLTNLTFIVMVINGLFYGVQKYGTDQTIVQRYLAAKDDRGAKKAAYIGVLLSVPMWTLFMLIGTALYVYYKGNAGVALPGDIKADAVFPYFIKTQLPVGIIGLVLAALISAAVSTLDADMNSLAAVGVQDYYQRFRPNCTDRQRLNMGRILVAFSGIGCIVVALLYHAWGGEGVLGVVFELYAILSAGVVGIFLLGLFSRRANKQGLYTGLVVCVLFTAYAVLTTSPIGTGDTRRLLLDLGRYNFPHHKMMLGVYSHIIVLVVGYLASFLFESKEKLVENLTIYDYFK from the coding sequence ATGGACAGCACGCTTCACTGGATTGATTACTCAATTGTCGTCATCTCGGTCGTTTCCACAATCGGATTCGGCGCGTGGTTTGCGCGGCATCAGGATTCATCGGACAAATTTTTCGCCGGAGGCAAGCGTATTCCACCATGGATTATCGGCATGTCCATTTTTGCGACATTAATCAGCAGTGTGACCTTTCTCGCATATCCGGCGGCCTCATATAAAGGAAATTGGATACTCCTCGTCCAGGGGCTTATGGTGCCGATTGTGCTGGTCGGGATGATTTGGGTGATTGTCCCGCTGTTCAGGAAAGTCATCCGGCTGAGCACGTATGAATACTTCGAGCGACGCTTCGGGTTCTTCGCGCGCATATACAGCTCGGTGGCGTTCAGCTTCACCCATTTCACGAAAATGGGCACGGTGATGTATCTATTGGCGTTGGCGCTAAATTCCGTAGCGGGGTTCAGTGTGCCTATGACTATCCTAGTGCTGGGCACGGCCATCATCATCCTCACGTTGCTCGGCGGGATGGAGGCGGTCATCTGGATGGATCTTGCCCAAGGCTTGCTGATGATTGGTGGCGGGCTCATCTGCCTGGGCATTCTTTTGTTTTCCACAGATGGCGGGCCGGTGGCGGCCATAGGAAAGGCGTTTGAGTGGAAAAAAATCGGATTCGGTCCGTATGACTGGAACCTCACCAACCTCACCTTCATCGTGATGGTCATCAACGGTCTGTTCTATGGTGTGCAGAAATACGGCACCGACCAGACAATCGTGCAGCGCTATCTGGCAGCCAAGGATGACAGGGGGGCGAAAAAAGCCGCTTATATCGGCGTATTACTGAGCGTGCCGATGTGGACGCTCTTCATGCTCATAGGCACCGCGTTGTATGTGTATTACAAGGGCAATGCCGGAGTGGCGCTGCCTGGGGACATCAAAGCCGACGCGGTATTCCCCTATTTCATAAAAACACAACTCCCGGTCGGTATAATCGGACTGGTGCTGGCCGCGCTCATATCGGCCGCGGTGTCCACTCTCGACGCCGACATGAACAGCCTCGCGGCGGTCGGCGTGCAGGATTACTATCAGCGTTTCCGTCCGAATTGCACCGATCGGCAGCGTCTCAACATGGGGCGCATTCTGGTGGCGTTTTCAGGCATCGGGTGCATCGTGGTGGCGTTGCTTTATCATGCGTGGGGAGGGGAGGGTGTGCTCGGCGTGGTCTTTGAGTTATACGCGATTTTATCGGCCGGCGTCGTGGGTATATTTTTGCTGGGACTGTTCAGCAGGCGGGCGAATAAGCAGGGGCTCTACACCGGACTCGTGGTGTGCGTGCTCTTCACCGCATACGCCGTGCTCACCACCTCCCCAATCGGCACCGGCGATACGCGGAGACTGCTACTCGATCTCGGGAGGTATAATTTTCCGCATCACAAGATGATGCTCGGGGTTTACAGCCATATCATTGTGCTAGTGGTGGGCTACCTGGCTAGCTTCCTGTTTGAGTCGAAGGAAAAACTGGTCGAAAACCTGACCATATACGATTATTTCAAGTAA
- a CDS encoding glycoside hydrolase family 28 protein, whose translation MNFHHLLLAAALFLSAFVSISAAHSVASDDPWTAVPGILARIKAPVFPDRDFVVTDVKFGAKLGGTHDNTAAIAKAIAACHAAGGGRVVVPAGLFLTGAIHLKSNVNLHVSEGATLLFSSDPTAYLPVVFMRWEGIECMNYSPLIYAFEQENIAITGKGTLDGGASLDNWWGWTKHGNSKRPPGTPAPTGASTRRLGVMSDNNTPVTERIFGDGYHLRPPFVQPNRCKNILIEDVTIVRSPFWELNPVLCENITVRGVQISSHGPNNDGCDPDSCRDVLIENCFFDTGDDCIAIKSGRNEDGRRVNVPSENLIIRNCVMKDGHGGVVIGSEVAAGCRNVFVENCVMDSPNLNRALRFKSNARRGGVVENVHMRNVTIGQVDETILSIDFTYQEGADGPYAPAVRNVSLENVTGKKSPRVLRIVGFKGAIADDIRFKNCVFEGIASSEQLEHAGRISFDNVTIIPAKKPRPQNAGAASE comes from the coding sequence ATGAATTTTCATCATCTCCTTCTTGCCGCCGCGCTGTTTTTATCAGCATTTGTTTCTATCTCCGCCGCGCATTCCGTCGCCTCGGACGATCCTTGGACTGCTGTTCCCGGCATTCTCGCCCGCATAAAGGCCCCCGTGTTTCCTGATCGCGACTTCGTTGTCACCGATGTGAAATTCGGGGCGAAACTAGGTGGCACGCACGACAATACCGCGGCTATCGCCAAGGCCATCGCCGCATGCCACGCGGCCGGCGGCGGCCGTGTCGTTGTCCCCGCCGGCCTGTTTCTCACCGGGGCGATTCATTTGAAAAGCAATGTCAATCTCCACGTCAGCGAAGGCGCCACACTTCTTTTCTCCAGTGATCCCACGGCCTACCTCCCTGTCGTTTTCATGCGCTGGGAGGGCATTGAGTGCATGAATTATTCGCCGCTTATCTACGCCTTTGAACAGGAAAACATCGCCATCACCGGCAAGGGCACGCTCGACGGCGGCGCGTCGCTCGACAACTGGTGGGGCTGGACGAAACATGGCAACAGCAAACGCCCGCCCGGCACTCCGGCTCCGACCGGCGCGAGCACCCGTCGCCTTGGCGTCATGAGCGACAACAATACGCCCGTCACCGAACGCATTTTTGGCGATGGTTACCACTTGCGCCCGCCTTTTGTGCAGCCCAACCGCTGCAAAAATATTCTCATCGAGGATGTGACCATCGTGCGCTCGCCTTTCTGGGAGCTGAATCCCGTGCTCTGCGAAAATATTACGGTGCGAGGCGTGCAAATCAGCAGCCACGGTCCGAACAACGATGGCTGCGATCCCGATTCGTGCCGTGATGTGCTGATAGAAAATTGTTTTTTCGATACCGGCGACGACTGCATCGCGATAAAATCCGGACGCAACGAGGACGGTCGCCGGGTCAACGTGCCCTCCGAGAATCTCATCATCCGCAACTGCGTGATGAAGGACGGCCACGGCGGCGTGGTCATCGGCAGCGAAGTCGCCGCCGGCTGCCGCAACGTGTTTGTCGAGAACTGTGTCATGGACAGCCCGAACCTCAATCGTGCCCTCCGCTTCAAGTCCAACGCGCGCCGTGGTGGCGTGGTCGAAAACGTGCACATGCGCAATGTCACCATCGGCCAGGTCGACGAGACGATTCTCAGCATCGACTTTACCTATCAAGAAGGCGCCGACGGCCCCTACGCGCCCGCGGTGCGCAATGTCTCGCTTGAAAACGTGACCGGCAAGAAAAGCCCGCGAGTCCTGCGCATCGTCGGATTCAAGGGCGCGATCGCGGATGACATCCGTTTCAAAAACTGCGTGTTCGAGGGCATTGCCTCCAGCGAGCAGCTTGAGCACGCCGGACGCATCTCCTTCGATAATGTGACCATAATTCCCGCCAAAAAACCGCGTCCACAAAATGCTGGCGCAGCGTCGGAGTAA
- a CDS encoding arylsulfatase codes for MKVTPIHLPVALSGLVAASAAALLPGSVQAALPSPATPVRPNIIFILADDAGYGDVGFTGQARFNTPNIDKLAREGMIMTQHYAGTPVCAPSRATLMTGLHTGHVSIRGNHGYRWGATTTSRVPISRKEILLPEYLKDFGYQTAMIGKWGLGEEDSYSAPWRRGWDFFYGFVNQAQAHNQYPEFLYRNEAKEPIIKNYSHEQNCFANDRFTDEALDYIDRTTGNKNHPFFLYMAYTTPHADLVCPADTIAQLKKEQAWARELAEKDAANARTVGSKGKKVIDTDKRIMFAAMMMRLDRDVGRIMAKLKERGIDENTLVVFTSDNGPHAEDGKDNSFFNSSGGLRGIKRDMYEGGIREPFAIRWPGRIKAGSTSDHQAAFWDFMPTVFEIIGEAAPEGIDGISYAPTILDRPDGQKKHDYLYWELLVKDKGCQAVRQGDWKVVRKGLNAKLELYDLSSDIAEKNDLSANNPDKVVHFEKLLVSARTHSSVFPLELPKGQKGELDPSDP; via the coding sequence ATGAAAGTCACACCCATACATCTGCCCGTGGCCTTGTCGGGCCTCGTGGCCGCCTCCGCTGCCGCGCTGCTGCCCGGCTCCGTTCAAGCAGCCCTGCCATCGCCCGCCACACCGGTGCGCCCCAACATCATTTTCATCCTCGCGGATGACGCCGGTTACGGTGATGTCGGCTTCACGGGCCAGGCGCGTTTCAATACGCCCAATATCGACAAGCTCGCCCGCGAGGGCATGATCATGACGCAGCACTACGCCGGCACCCCGGTTTGCGCACCTTCGCGTGCCACGCTTATGACCGGCCTGCACACCGGCCATGTGAGCATCCGCGGCAACCACGGCTACCGTTGGGGCGCGACCACCACGAGCCGCGTGCCCATCTCCCGCAAGGAAATCCTGCTTCCCGAATACCTGAAGGATTTCGGCTACCAGACAGCCATGATCGGCAAGTGGGGCCTCGGCGAGGAGGACAGCTACAGCGCGCCTTGGCGGCGCGGCTGGGATTTCTTCTACGGTTTCGTCAATCAAGCGCAGGCGCACAACCAATATCCCGAGTTTCTCTACCGCAACGAGGCCAAAGAGCCAATCATCAAAAACTACTCGCATGAGCAGAACTGTTTTGCCAACGACCGATTCACCGATGAGGCGCTTGATTATATAGACCGCACGACAGGCAACAAGAATCACCCGTTCTTCCTCTACATGGCCTATACCACACCGCACGCAGACCTTGTCTGCCCGGCGGACACGATCGCACAGCTCAAGAAAGAGCAGGCATGGGCGCGCGAACTCGCCGAGAAGGATGCCGCCAACGCCCGCACCGTCGGCAGCAAGGGAAAGAAGGTTATCGACACCGACAAGCGAATCATGTTTGCCGCGATGATGATGCGCCTCGACCGCGACGTCGGCCGTATCATGGCAAAACTCAAGGAACGCGGTATCGACGAAAACACGCTGGTTGTCTTTACCTCCGACAACGGCCCTCATGCCGAGGATGGCAAGGACAATTCTTTCTTCAACTCCTCCGGTGGTCTGCGCGGCATCAAGCGTGACATGTATGAAGGCGGTATTCGCGAACCCTTCGCCATCCGCTGGCCCGGCCGCATCAAGGCCGGTTCCACGAGCGACCATCAGGCCGCGTTCTGGGATTTTATGCCCACGGTGTTTGAAATCATCGGCGAAGCCGCGCCCGAGGGCATCGACGGCATCAGCTACGCGCCGACGATACTCGATCGCCCGGACGGCCAGAAGAAACACGACTACCTCTACTGGGAGCTGCTCGTGAAGGACAAAGGCTGCCAGGCCGTCCGTCAGGGCGATTGGAAGGTCGTGCGCAAGGGCTTGAACGCCAAGCTAGAGCTTTACGATCTCTCAAGCGATATCGCCGAGAAAAACGATCTCTCCGCCAACAATCCTGACAAGGTCGTGCATTTCGAAAAACTCCTGGTTTCCGCGCGCACCCACAGCAGTGTTTTCCCGCTGGAGCTTCCCAAGGGGCAAAAGGGGGAGCTCGATCCGTCCGACCCCTGA
- a CDS encoding histidine phosphatase family protein, translating into MPRIAAGIFICLLAAIPSEAGLKVYYIRHAEFGHNLRKQYENVPKEHWPSYVGDSNAVTPKGKEQIEAATGKLKGYKFDFIACSPIYRCRQTILPYLCDTRQTAEIWPELAEFNGEVVPSFFNGTLPAPAKNLLRGDRVGLPDDEKQFFFLRPGGEHLLKAAPKEDLPQRASDIKAALQNVVTLLRQRFGGTEKSILLSGHGTNGRALLQMILPKNRWPEKISIVNTGIWMVEELPDGTFALRMLNDRPAIEVKAAK; encoded by the coding sequence ATGCCACGGATTGCCGCTGGTATTTTTATCTGCCTGCTTGCCGCCATTCCAAGCGAGGCCGGACTGAAGGTTTATTACATCCGTCATGCCGAATTCGGCCACAATCTCCGCAAGCAATACGAAAACGTCCCCAAGGAACACTGGCCGTCATACGTGGGCGATTCCAACGCAGTCACCCCCAAGGGAAAAGAACAAATCGAGGCAGCCACAGGGAAGCTTAAAGGTTATAAGTTCGACTTCATCGCGTGCAGCCCCATTTACCGCTGCCGCCAGACCATTCTGCCGTATTTGTGCGACACGAGGCAAACGGCGGAGATCTGGCCCGAGTTGGCGGAGTTCAACGGAGAGGTGGTGCCGTCGTTTTTCAACGGAACACTTCCGGCACCGGCGAAAAACCTGCTCCGAGGCGACCGTGTGGGGCTGCCTGATGACGAGAAGCAGTTTTTCTTCCTCCGCCCCGGCGGAGAACACCTGCTCAAGGCCGCGCCCAAGGAAGACCTCCCTCAGCGCGCCTCCGACATCAAGGCGGCGTTGCAAAACGTCGTCACGCTGCTGCGGCAGAGGTTCGGAGGCACGGAGAAATCCATACTGCTCTCCGGCCACGGCACCAACGGACGCGCGCTGCTCCAGATGATTCTGCCGAAAAATCGCTGGCCTGAAAAAATCAGCATCGTGAACACAGGCATCTGGATGGTCGAGGAATTGCCGGACGGAACCTTTGCACTAAGGATGCTAAACGACCGGCCAGCGATCGAAGTCAAAGCCGCAAAATGA
- a CDS encoding sulfatase-like hydrolase/transferase gives MHSQSFTKCPELAMTRREFGGNLLRGLGGAALATTLRPLDALASGEALSGAECKPNIILVLSDQHAYKYCGFMGHPVVRTPNLDKIAASGVVFRSTYCGSPVSAPSRAGMISGVYPSDCNSFCNSTAWDGGIPAWPVLMRDAGYHTFGAGKMDAHDNFDLGFNESMNIINSHWKKPDITSLFRRPLCIRPTARNQVDGRSRTTPHRDAQVVKATEEFIRRQRADGKPWVAYCGVHAPHDPFTGLEKYYDYYLSRVDMPEVENEELERQHIVFTQMRYHKNLGTPIPAERIRRARAGYYAMITELDEHIGRLWAALEETGQLENTIFVYTSDHGESLGDHGLWLKNNLYDVAARIPMVVAGANLPRGVTVDTPVAHVDLIRTFLEWGGAEAHGRLRGHSLASLMHGRAGGHPGWAYSESHSEGNSTGSFMIRKGDWKYIHFTWYDGLLYNLAEDPGELKNRIADPSVRDVLKELREILHAEVDPVALTEKAFRLQRERMDELASTRTEVQMLDLLSSRLGEGQSVALLNAYYGRTFAYMPEGPKKH, from the coding sequence ATGCACTCCCAGTCTTTCACAAAATGTCCTGAACTTGCCATGACCCGCCGCGAATTTGGCGGAAATTTGCTGCGCGGCCTCGGTGGCGCGGCACTCGCAACAACGCTTCGTCCATTGGACGCGCTGGCCTCCGGGGAGGCGTTGAGTGGAGCCGAATGCAAGCCGAACATCATATTGGTGCTCTCAGACCAGCATGCTTATAAATATTGCGGCTTTATGGGACATCCCGTCGTGCGCACGCCGAATCTTGATAAGATCGCCGCGAGCGGCGTGGTATTTCGCAGCACCTATTGCGGCAGTCCCGTTAGTGCGCCATCGCGTGCTGGGATGATTTCGGGTGTATATCCATCGGATTGCAATTCATTCTGCAATTCGACTGCATGGGACGGCGGTATCCCGGCGTGGCCGGTGCTCATGCGCGACGCCGGCTATCACACGTTCGGCGCCGGGAAAATGGACGCCCATGATAATTTCGACCTTGGTTTCAACGAGTCGATGAACATTATCAATTCCCACTGGAAAAAGCCCGACATTACCTCGCTTTTCCGGCGGCCACTTTGCATCCGCCCCACGGCGCGCAATCAAGTGGACGGGCGCTCGCGCACAACGCCGCACCGGGACGCCCAAGTAGTAAAGGCGACTGAGGAATTTATTCGCCGTCAACGCGCAGATGGCAAACCTTGGGTCGCGTATTGCGGCGTGCACGCGCCTCATGATCCGTTCACTGGCCTGGAAAAATATTATGATTATTATCTATCGCGTGTGGACATGCCCGAGGTGGAAAACGAGGAACTCGAGCGGCAGCATATTGTATTCACGCAGATGCGCTATCACAAAAACCTTGGCACGCCCATCCCGGCAGAGCGCATCCGGCGCGCGCGCGCCGGATATTATGCGATGATAACCGAGCTCGATGAGCACATCGGGAGACTCTGGGCGGCGCTTGAGGAAACCGGGCAGCTTGAGAACACCATTTTCGTCTACACGTCCGACCACGGTGAGTCACTGGGAGACCACGGACTCTGGCTGAAAAACAACCTCTACGATGTGGCCGCGCGCATCCCGATGGTCGTGGCAGGCGCAAACCTGCCGCGGGGCGTGACGGTTGACACGCCGGTCGCGCATGTCGATTTGATCCGCACTTTCCTCGAATGGGGCGGCGCGGAGGCCCATGGCAGACTGCGCGGGCATTCCCTCGCATCACTGATGCACGGACGCGCTGGCGGCCATCCCGGCTGGGCGTATTCCGAAAGCCACTCGGAGGGGAACAGCACCGGTTCGTTCATGATACGAAAGGGCGACTGGAAATATATACATTTCACATGGTATGACGGATTATTATATAATCTTGCCGAGGATCCCGGCGAGCTGAAGAACCGCATCGCCGACCCATCCGTGCGGGATGTGCTGAAGGAGTTGCGGGAAATATTACATGCCGAGGTCGATCCCGTGGCGCTGACGGAAAAAGCATTCCGCCTGCAACGGGAGCGCATGGACGAGCTCGCTTCAACCCGCACCGAGGTGCAGATGCTGGATCTGCTGAGCAGTCGTCTCGGCGAAGGCCAGTCGGTGGCGTTGCTGAACGCTTATTACGGGCGTACGTTCGCCTACATGCCGGAAGGGCCGAAAAAACACTGA
- a CDS encoding glycoside hydrolase family 88 protein — MKRIYKTLFISTTLFAITGTVSAQEPLALARKVSDKVLACGSFAFEYTVQQPYSDAESVDFGRSCTPVTGVAYAVSTLQSDVSQEQTFEFGCRWPVKIWIDEKLVFERHTKTDFSITYDEKSYLLPEQFTVRLAKGTHKILIKSARDKMDATEDWLFVTQSINMTRYSKRGKRIRFSLNEYAPKAAQLAHWLVLGTFAGNINTVLPPETALEFHKVYNGAMERIAWNIPRVNLLTSNKDGGKFYAWNYHVGCFNWALQCLGAATGDARYSDYAARWCEYALDTFPMVEHQMRDLLAFRSMNFGQVGLPMLDYMSAPAMPFVTRLAAGKNFPGMERYRERAALIVDYLRNKQFRVDGIFARSYTEYPSIWADDMYMGIPYLVYWSKYTNDAAERIALLDDASLQIIKFNSYLYEPQVGLYRQACYPSKREEKVPFWSRGNGWALWSAVEVLDALPETHENRAVLMKIYRDHVDGLLRQQDSEGFWRNVLDMPASVRESSGAAIFTLCIACGINNGWLSREKYGPALERAWRALATFVDDNGDFNGVKGGTNFSTKAADYERISFIKSDTHGLLPFIFACIEMDKYFRRWTSFSS, encoded by the coding sequence ATGAAACGGATTTATAAAACGCTTTTCATATCAACCACGCTGTTCGCGATCACAGGCACTGTCAGCGCGCAGGAACCGCTCGCACTCGCGCGCAAGGTCTCGGACAAGGTCCTCGCCTGCGGCTCGTTCGCGTTTGAATACACCGTTCAACAACCTTATAGCGATGCGGAATCGGTCGATTTCGGGCGAAGCTGCACCCCCGTGACCGGAGTTGCCTATGCGGTCTCAACCCTGCAAAGCGATGTCTCGCAGGAGCAGACATTTGAATTCGGCTGTCGTTGGCCGGTAAAAATATGGATTGATGAAAAACTGGTCTTCGAGCGTCACACGAAGACTGATTTCTCGATTACCTATGATGAAAAAAGCTATCTGCTACCCGAGCAATTCACAGTGCGCCTCGCCAAGGGAACTCATAAAATATTGATAAAATCCGCCCGCGACAAAATGGATGCAACAGAGGATTGGTTGTTTGTCACCCAGTCCATCAATATGACACGCTATAGCAAACGGGGCAAACGCATCCGTTTCTCGCTGAACGAATACGCGCCCAAGGCCGCGCAGCTCGCCCATTGGCTGGTGCTCGGAACTTTTGCCGGGAATATCAACACCGTGCTTCCGCCCGAGACCGCCTTGGAATTTCATAAGGTTTACAACGGCGCAATGGAACGCATCGCATGGAATATTCCACGTGTCAACCTACTTACAAGCAACAAGGACGGCGGCAAGTTCTATGCGTGGAATTATCACGTGGGCTGCTTCAACTGGGCACTGCAGTGCCTTGGCGCCGCGACGGGAGATGCGCGGTACAGCGACTATGCCGCGCGTTGGTGCGAGTATGCGCTGGATACATTTCCGATGGTAGAACACCAGATGCGAGATTTGCTGGCGTTTCGCTCAATGAATTTCGGACAAGTCGGACTGCCAATGCTTGATTATATGTCGGCGCCGGCGATGCCTTTTGTCACTCGTCTCGCTGCGGGGAAAAACTTCCCTGGCATGGAGCGCTATCGCGAACGGGCAGCGCTGATTGTTGATTATCTGCGAAACAAACAATTTCGCGTGGACGGCATTTTTGCACGCTCCTACACGGAATACCCGTCGATTTGGGCGGACGACATGTATATGGGAATCCCATACCTCGTGTATTGGTCAAAATATACAAATGATGCGGCTGAGCGTATCGCCCTGCTGGACGATGCATCATTGCAGATTATAAAATTCAATTCCTATCTATATGAACCGCAGGTGGGGCTCTACCGGCAGGCCTGCTATCCATCGAAACGCGAGGAGAAGGTCCCGTTCTGGTCGCGCGGCAACGGCTGGGCGCTCTGGTCGGCCGTAGAGGTTCTCGACGCATTGCCCGAAACGCACGAGAATCGGGCCGTGCTGATGAAAATATACCGCGACCACGTTGACGGTTTGCTGCGCCAGCAGGACTCGGAAGGATTTTGGCGAAATGTGCTTGATATGCCGGCATCCGTGCGCGAGTCTTCCGGCGCTGCAATTTTCACACTCTGCATCGCGTGCGGCATCAACAACGGCTGGCTTTCGCGCGAAAAATACGGCCCCGCATTGGAACGCGCATGGCGGGCGCTTGCCACCTTCGTCGACGACAATGGAGATTTTAATGGCGTTAAGGGCGGCACTAACTTCAGCACCAAGGCCGCGGACTATGAGCGCATCTCCTTTATCAAAAGCGATACGCACGGGCTGCTGCCATTCATCTTCGCGTGCATCGAGATGGATAAATATTTCCGGCGGTGGACAAGTTTTTCATCATGA
- a CDS encoding sulfatase-like hydrolase/transferase — protein MNRRDFIKTGLTSGALAATGGGNLLAENTGSPPASPVAKPFIKPMPSRPNILYIILEDIGPQLECHGEPLVRTPSIDALAASGIRFSNTFCTAPVSSASRSALMTGCYQIATGCHNHRTWPWDKKPLPAPARHICDWFREAGYFTCNIQPSPKERKDRTLPRTAFRGARGNGKLDLNFSVSGPTPGDPFDGIDWTERAPGQPFFAHITIIETHTGTGWVTARQQPKTELVNPNKLKLPPYFPDHKIARDEYANYLDAIHLGDGYVGQLLARLEKDGLANNTIVIFSSDHGALFRGKQFLYDNGIRIPLIIRFPDGRGAATVDDRLVSGVDLAPTMLGLAGIVLPPGATHGRDLFDSAQPPRDHVFAGRDRMDETVDRMRAVRTARFKYIKNYLPGCPYMQYNAYKETNYPTWNLVGQMAREGTLAPEAALFAAPRKPIEELYDIEADPHEVRNLASDPAHADTLKKLRVLVDDWVRDTNDRGAIMEDPVNTYRGYRGHLPEDTPAKKPDYSK, from the coding sequence ATGAATCGACGTGATTTCATCAAAACCGGGCTCACATCCGGTGCATTGGCGGCGACGGGTGGAGGCAATTTGCTCGCGGAAAATACCGGATCGCCACCAGCCTCCCCGGTCGCAAAACCGTTTATCAAGCCCATGCCGTCGCGCCCGAACATTCTCTATATCATTCTTGAGGATATCGGACCGCAGCTCGAGTGCCATGGCGAGCCGCTCGTGCGTACGCCCAGCATTGACGCCCTCGCCGCCTCCGGTATCAGATTCTCAAATACTTTCTGCACCGCACCAGTGTCGTCGGCCAGCCGCTCCGCGCTCATGACCGGCTGTTACCAGATCGCCACTGGTTGCCACAACCACCGCACCTGGCCCTGGGATAAAAAACCACTGCCCGCTCCCGCGCGCCATATCTGTGACTGGTTTCGCGAAGCCGGTTATTTCACCTGCAATATCCAGCCCTCGCCGAAGGAACGCAAAGACCGCACCCTCCCACGCACGGCGTTCAGGGGCGCGCGCGGCAACGGCAAACTCGACCTCAATTTTTCCGTCTCCGGCCCGACGCCCGGAGATCCCTTTGACGGTATCGACTGGACTGAGCGCGCACCCGGCCAGCCGTTTTTCGCGCACATCACCATCATCGAAACCCACACCGGCACCGGCTGGGTGACGGCCCGCCAGCAGCCGAAAACCGAGCTTGTCAATCCGAACAAACTCAAGCTTCCCCCGTATTTCCCCGACCACAAAATTGCCCGCGACGAATACGCGAACTACCTGGACGCGATTCATCTCGGCGATGGCTACGTCGGTCAGCTCCTAGCGCGCCTGGAAAAAGACGGCCTTGCGAACAACACGATCGTTATCTTCTCCAGCGACCACGGTGCGCTCTTCCGCGGCAAACAATTTCTCTACGACAATGGCATCCGCATTCCACTCATCATCCGTTTCCCTGATGGACGTGGCGCGGCCACAGTGGACGACCGCCTCGTGAGTGGCGTCGATCTCGCTCCGACTATGCTCGGGCTCGCGGGCATCGTCCTCCCTCCGGGTGCGACGCACGGACGCGATCTCTTCGACTCTGCGCAGCCACCGCGCGATCATGTGTTCGCTGGGCGAGATCGCATGGACGAGACAGTTGACCGTATGCGCGCCGTGCGCACCGCGCGTTTCAAATACATCAAGAACTACCTACCCGGCTGCCCCTACATGCAATACAACGCCTATAAGGAAACCAACTATCCCACGTGGAACCTTGTCGGCCAGATGGCGCGTGAAGGTACACTCGCGCCTGAGGCAGCGCTCTTCGCTGCGCCACGCAAACCTATCGAGGAACTCTACGACATTGAGGCCGATCCGCACGAAGTGCGCAACCTCGCCTCCGATCCCGCTCACGCCGACACGCTGAAAAAGCTTCGCGTGCTTGTCGACGACTGGGTGCGCGACACCAACGACCGCGGCGCCATCATGGAGGATCCGGTCAATACCTATCGCGGTTATCGGGGGCACCTTCCTGAAGACACTCCCGCCAAGAAGCCCGATTACTCCAAGTAG